Proteins found in one Anaerolineae bacterium genomic segment:
- a CDS encoding HAD-IB family phosphatase has protein sequence QRGDKVLLVSSAPTLLLEAIARHIGADAVVGTRPALSHGRYTGGIVPPVCIGHTKRTLTEHTLAALGWEVDYAASAAYADSITDVPLLEMVGYPHAVYPDAALRALARQRHWPIIDAQAG, from the coding sequence CAGCGAGGCGACAAGGTGCTCCTGGTTTCTTCGGCCCCCACGCTGCTTCTGGAAGCCATCGCCCGGCACATCGGCGCCGATGCGGTGGTGGGCACCCGCCCCGCCCTGAGCCACGGACGTTACACCGGCGGCATCGTGCCCCCCGTTTGCATTGGCCATACAAAGCGCACCCTCACTGAGCACACCCTCGCCGCCCTGGGCTGGGAGGTGGATTACGCTGCCAGTGCGGCCTATGCCGATTCCATCACCGATGTGCCTTTGTTGGAGATGGTGGGCTATCCCCACGCCGTTTATCCTGACGCAGCCTTGCGCGCCCTGGCCCGACAACGCCATTGGCCCATCATCGACGCCCAAGCAGGGTAA